In Leptodesmis sichuanensis A121, the following are encoded in one genomic region:
- a CDS encoding ComF family protein, with translation MNAVTDQEKCFALALAKINEEGILDDFSRMVLRLKNYADPSTLEFFFGLLHPRLEKGLPIVSVPSSTAGKTDSGIVRLAKMLSKPGCGRIDATSCLIRATSVKPNHMRGERGITKHLNSIKVVNRSLIQGQTVILLDDICSTGNTLDACDQLLMEAGAVEVKQYALLIEASSVGIKQYELFMEAAEDEK, from the coding sequence ATGAACGCCGTTACGGATCAAGAAAAATGTTTTGCTTTGGCACTTGCTAAGATAAATGAGGAGGGTATCCTTGATGATTTTAGTCGAATGGTTCTAAGGCTGAAGAACTACGCAGACCCTTCGACACTCGAATTTTTTTTCGGGCTATTGCATCCTCGCTTGGAAAAAGGGCTTCCCATTGTATCTGTACCGTCCAGCACAGCAGGCAAAACTGACTCCGGTATTGTGCGGCTGGCAAAGATGCTATCGAAACCTGGTTGTGGACGGATTGATGCAACTTCTTGCCTGATTCGAGCAACTAGTGTCAAGCCAAACCACATGAGAGGGGAGCGGGGTATCACCAAGCATCTCAACAGCATTAAAGTTGTCAATCGTTCTCTTATACAAGGGCAAACCGTTATTCTCTTAGATGATATTTGCTCAACTGGCAATACCTTAGATGCCTGCGATCAGCTTTTGATGGAAGCAGGTGCGGTTGAAGTCAAACAGTATGCACTTCTAATAGAAGCAAGTTCAGTTGGGATCAAACAATACGAGCTTTTCATGGAGGCAGCTGAGGATGAAAAATGA
- a CDS encoding ISKra4 family transposase (programmed frameshift) — protein sequence MTPEDQAQLQQCVDTIASILYRNTPAEQLQTLEGIEQAIRTHAQQSVLPQLGGFFIAAATGTTDGYQRTLKSILGRLSVTSEQAQRLDVKAGSQLSPMLERCCLRVSANVSYQHAAQDVELFTGVTVSAKTQQRLVQRQTFAPPTVDDPVAEASIDGGTVRLVVEPGQNPLWKQYKAVHLAPMGGCAAWFDDNAALLAWFNHQLLAVCLVCLGDGHDGIWNLFAQLTDAVERREILDWFHLMENLEKVGGSLNRLADARRRLWQGKVDETLTLFEDCQLHQAQCFCQYLHKHRHRIVNYEYYQSEGICSIGSGAVESTVKQIDRRLQISGARWKAEHVPNVLAHRCAYLNNLL from the exons ATGACTCCTGAAGACCAAGCCCAACTGCAGCAGTGTGTTGATACGATTGCCAGCATTTTGTATCGCAACACACCGGCTGAACAACTGCAAACCCTTGAAGGCATCGAGCAAGCCATCCGAACCCACGCCCAACAGAGCGTATTGCCGCAACTGGGAG GTTTTTTTATTGCAGCAGCGACTGGCACAACTGACGGGTATCAGCGAACGCTCAAAAGTATCTTGGGACGCTTAAGCGTGACGAGCGAACAAGCTCAACGATTGGACGTGAAAGCCGGTAGCCAGTTGAGTCCAATGCTGGAGCGGTGTTGTTTGCGGGTGAGTGCCAATGTCTCCTATCAACATGCGGCTCAAGATGTTGAACTGTTCACTGGGGTAACCGTGAGTGCAAAAACACAGCAACGGTTAGTCCAACGCCAAACGTTTGCTCCCCCCACAGTGGATGACCCAGTCGCAGAAGCCAGCATCGATGGCGGAACGGTGCGATTGGTCGTGGAGCCGGGTCAAAACCCCTTGTGGAAGCAGTATAAAGCGGTTCATCTGGCTCCAATGGGGGGTTGTGCGGCTTGGTTTGACGACAATGCAGCCTTGCTCGCATGGTTCAACCATCAACTGCTGGCGGTTTGTCTGGTCTGCTTGGGCGATGGTCATGATGGCATTTGGAATTTGTTTGCTCAACTGACTGATGCAGTGGAACGACGAGAGATTCTCGATTGGTTTCATTTGATGGAGAACTTGGAGAAGGTTGGAGGGTCGTTGAACCGTTTAGCAGACGCTCGGCGACGCTTGTGGCAGGGCAAGGTGGATGAAACACTGACGTTGTTTGAAGACTGCCAACTGCATCAAGCGCAGTGCTTCTGTCAGTATTTGCACAAGCATCGGCACCGTATCGTTAACTACGAGTATTACCAGAGCGAAGGCATCTGCTCGATTGGTTCAGGGGCTGTGGAATCAACGGTCAAACAGATTGACCGTCGCTTACAAATTTCGGGAGCACGTTGGAAAGCAGAGCATGTGCCGAACGTGTTAGCCCACCGCTGTGCTTACCTCAACAACCTGCTCTAA
- a CDS encoding SPASM domain-containing protein: MHSTKLNPQVKYKDLVDLRKIVLQKRQEYKEKCEIWPPKDPKEKHHTGFVPCGGLYNGMSITAKGEVNICDKLVSEEDFIYGDTFKQSLRNIWEGEDFYKLRVKAVDSLVIDPICQQCAKGACHLLGRKIRLEKTCIYLP, encoded by the coding sequence ATGCACTCGACTAAACTTAATCCTCAAGTCAAGTATAAAGACCTAGTTGATCTTCGTAAAATTGTTTTGCAAAAGCGACAAGAGTACAAGGAAAAATGTGAAATTTGGCCTCCTAAAGATCCCAAGGAAAAGCACCACACCGGTTTTGTCCCTTGTGGGGGGCTGTATAACGGAATGTCTATCACTGCTAAAGGCGAAGTAAATATTTGCGACAAGCTTGTTAGTGAGGAAGATTTCATCTATGGTGACACATTCAAGCAGTCCTTAAGGAATATTTGGGAGGGAGAGGACTTCTATAAGTTGCGCGTTAAGGCTGTGGATTCTCTCGTAATCGATCCAATCTGCCAGCAATGCGCCAAGGGTGCGTGTCACCTTCTTGGTAGAAAAATTAGGCTGGAGAAGACGTGCATCTATCTGCCATAG
- a CDS encoding ISKra4 family transposase (programmed frameshift) — protein MDAEKKAQIQAHARALAALLYEETDPEQVKTLAGIEVAVRGHLLEHVGPELGGFFIATSSGTTSGRKRSLDSIVGRLHLSEKQAQILEVKAYTRWSPYLEQCCLLLSANESYERAAEDIEVLTGVKVTHSTQQRLVHRQTFELPQVAGVVEEMSVDGGKVRLRTPQGQPSEWRDYKGVNLHECCVAAFFQDNEQLVNWVNPQPLSDPLTCLGDGHDGIWNIYAQIGTTTQRREILDWYHLIENLGKVGGSQQRLAVVEACLWQGDVEGAIIQFEDWQHERVATFIAYLNKHRQRIVNYGYYQAEGISIGSGAIESTVKQVGRRVKISGAQWEKGNVPQVLKQRCAYLNGQFSK, from the exons ATGGACGCTGAGAAAAAAGCCCAAATTCAAGCCCATGCTCGTGCCCTTGCCGCTCTGCTGTACGAGGAAACCGACCCGGAGCAAGTAAAAACATTAGCAGGGATTGAGGTAGCAGTAAGAGGGCATCTGCTGGAACACGTCGGTCCAGAACTCGGGG GATTTTTTATTGCAACAAGCAGCGGCACCACAAGTGGACGAAAGCGCAGCCTCGACAGTATCGTCGGACGACTGCACTTGAGCGAGAAACAGGCACAAATTCTGGAGGTGAAAGCCTACACACGCTGGAGTCCTTACCTGGAGCAGTGTTGTTTGTTGCTCAGTGCCAACGAGTCGTATGAGCGAGCGGCAGAAGACATCGAAGTGTTGACTGGGGTGAAGGTTACTCACAGCACTCAACAACGATTAGTCCATCGTCAAACCTTCGAGTTACCGCAAGTGGCAGGAGTGGTTGAGGAGATGAGTGTAGACGGCGGCAAAGTACGATTGCGAACCCCTCAAGGACAACCGAGTGAATGGCGAGATTACAAGGGGGTGAATCTGCACGAGTGCTGTGTGGCTGCTTTTTTCCAGGATAACGAGCAATTGGTTAACTGGGTCAACCCTCAACCCTTGTCTGACCCGCTCACTTGCTTAGGAGATGGGCACGATGGGATCTGGAATATTTATGCCCAGATCGGCACCACGACCCAAAGACGGGAGATTTTGGATTGGTATCACCTCATCGAGAATTTGGGCAAGGTGGGTGGTTCCCAGCAACGTTTAGCGGTGGTGGAAGCCTGCTTGTGGCAGGGCGATGTCGAGGGAGCGATCATCCAGTTTGAGGATTGGCAACACGAGCGGGTTGCGACTTTCATTGCCTATCTCAACAAGCATCGACAGCGGATTGTCAACTATGGCTATTATCAAGCCGAAGGCATTTCCATTGGTTCTGGTGCAATTGAATCAACGGTCAAACAAGTCGGGCGGCGCGTCAAGATATCGGGGGCGCAGTGGGAAAAGGGTAACGTACCACAGGTGCTGAAGCAACGCTGTGCTTACCTTAATGGGCAATTCTCAAAATGA
- a CDS encoding radical SAM protein, producing MASVTIERTASTFQTCPVNSIYPILKPKSELRKYKNFCIVDSPSKQSWLPIHPSEAVMLALFDGRFSQNQIGEVWAYIYNKPVEDGLEMTDACVKKFSKYLDFRSEPFEFPLHRYNPKDFIYKINDESVYQRIVADPLSGECFPIPIQISISVTQHCNFRCEYCYTTPIGVDGSPKETTKFLDLPKVLSLLEEAAEFGTIFVLITGGEPALFKGWMDVILKILELNMIPVLTTNGSVITRQQLETLAAAGLPEITFSLDAPSPDLHHKITQTHNTFDRVITAIQNSVDVGLHTLVKCVLTTSNYEVIPEFIDFIVGIGVHELAITYMEPGDRNSCATKLSASHICDEYKCLGLCLGDNAKL from the coding sequence ATGGCCAGTGTAACAATTGAGAGAACTGCTTCGACGTTTCAGACATGTCCGGTGAATTCTATCTATCCTATACTTAAGCCAAAAAGCGAACTACGCAAATATAAAAACTTTTGCATTGTAGACTCACCCTCTAAACAAAGTTGGCTTCCCATCCACCCATCAGAGGCAGTCATGCTTGCGCTATTTGATGGAAGGTTTTCCCAGAATCAGATAGGTGAGGTGTGGGCTTACATTTACAACAAACCGGTTGAAGATGGCTTAGAAATGACAGATGCCTGTGTTAAGAAGTTTAGTAAGTATCTAGACTTTCGTTCTGAGCCTTTTGAGTTTCCACTTCATCGCTATAATCCTAAAGACTTCATTTATAAGATCAATGATGAATCTGTTTATCAAAGAATTGTCGCAGATCCTTTAAGTGGCGAGTGTTTCCCAATTCCGATACAGATATCCATCAGCGTCACACAACACTGTAATTTTAGGTGTGAATATTGCTATACAACACCGATAGGTGTAGATGGATCTCCAAAGGAAACCACTAAATTTTTAGATTTGCCCAAAGTTCTATCCCTTTTAGAGGAGGCAGCCGAGTTCGGAACTATATTTGTTCTTATCACGGGAGGAGAGCCTGCTCTTTTCAAAGGATGGATGGATGTTATTCTCAAAATCCTTGAGCTAAATATGATTCCAGTACTGACGACTAATGGCTCTGTTATTACTCGTCAGCAACTTGAAACACTTGCTGCTGCGGGACTTCCAGAAATCACCTTCAGCTTAGATGCACCTTCCCCAGATCTACACCATAAAATAACGCAGACTCACAATACCTTTGATCGAGTTATTACAGCGATCCAGAATTCTGTAGATGTCGGACTTCACACTCTTGTCAAATGTGTCCTGACAACTTCTAACTATGAAGTCATACCAGAATTTATCGACTTTATTGTAGGGATAGGAGTTCATGAACTCGCAATTACTTATATGGAACCAGGCGATCGCAATTCCTGTGCGACTAAACTGAGTGCATCCCACATTTGCGATGAGTATAAGTGCTTAGGGCTATGTTTGGGAGACAACGCTAAACTTTGA